TGAAAGATAAAGCACCTCCAAATGAACCGAATGTTGGAAGcctctttttgtttaacaaATCTTCTATGGGTTCTGTTGGAGGACCTGGTCATTACAAAGCAACTGATTTGTCTCAAGAATTGGAAACAAATGATCAAGATATAGAATATAACGAGTTTTATTCTCAATTAGATACTAGCACTTCTGACATATTTCAAGATACCTCCGTTGATGGGTTCCCAGATCTTCAAGTGTCATCCGATATAAACGTGCGCAACGATCGTTTAAGTTCTTTTGTCATGTCAAGTGAGGACCTGCGGTCTAGCGATGGCCATCCGGAAAACAGTGATTCTGTTTTAGAAACAATCAGCTCTGTTCACCATAGAAGCCCGATCAACCAGGTTGTAAGGAACCTAAATGAGTCCCAATTAAGTTTAGACTCTGTTATAAGTATGAATTTGAATAAGGAGTTTGCGCTGACAAAAACTGAAAACGATTTTACGGACGATAATGGTCGAGCtcttaattatttttcccAAAAGTTAGAAGAACTAGATCCAAAAAATTCTGTCAATGAACTGTGTATTGAAACCtttatattgaaaatgaagaaagagTGGTATGATGGACTTCGAAATATTCGTTTCGGAATTCAACGTCCTAACCTTTTGATTTACGACGAGgacaaaaaattcataaataCAGAGCATTTTCTAGGATCCAAGGTGAACCTTAACTCTGTGACGTCTCTTGGAAATTTTAATGGTTCAAGTcctaattcttttttgtttttattaaaaaatagaacGATGCGgattaaatgttttatgCAAATGCGAATTGGTGATTGGCCTGTTTActctatttttctttcagtTGGCCAAATTTTGGCTGCAACATCTTATCAACTTGTTTTACTCTCAGGATCCTCTGCTCAGTTTTCTACACAGCTTTATATTGTAGGTAGTATTTATACTGTTTCATCTGTGTTTTGGTGGTATTTATACCGCATGCTACCTAGTGTAGCATCCCTTAGTCTTCCCTTTCTTCTTTACTGTGCCTCATTTCTGTTAATCGGTATTTCGTCGTTTATCAATGAAAATATGTACTTGCGTTTATGGATTAGTCACATTGCCAGTTGGATATATGCTGTTGCTTCAGCCAGTGGATCactttatttttcgttAAATTTTGGTGATGAGGCTGGTGCCGGTGTCGTATCTTGGATCGTAAGAGCATGCATTGTTCAAGGCTTTCAACAAATTTGGGCTTGTTGTCTTTGGTACTGGGGATCCTATATTGATCGGTCGATGCAAGAATGTCATTCGTTTCCACATGAAGTATATCCCTTGGGTTTAATAGCTGTTTTTTCTTGGCCACTCGCTTTAGTGATGTTACTATTCGCcattttgttgattttcGGTCTGCCAGATTATTATTGGGAAAGTCCTGGAAATATTCCTGCATTTTATACTGCCCTATTAAGGAGAAAACTTGTTCTCTGGTTCTTCGTTGCAACAATACTTCAAAATTACTGGCTATCTACCTTATATGGTAGATCGTGGAAATATCTCTGGGGTGGTTCATTGTTAGCTCCATGGAAAATGCTGACtatagcattttttttgttcttgaGCATGTGGATCATTATGTTGATGTTTCTCGGACGAAAGTCGCTTACCCATTCTTGGCTTCTGCCGGTTTTTGGGGTAGGACTGGGATCTCCCCGATGGTTGCAAATGATGTGGGGCACTAGCAATATAGGGGTTTATCTTCCATGGGCTGGAGTAGCTGGTCCAATTGTTGGTCGAATCTTATGGATTTGGCTGGGTGTCTTAGATTCGGTACAAGGTGTTGGGGTTGGAATGATTTTATTGCAGACACTTACTAGAAGGCACATTGCTACAACTCTAATTGCTGGACAAATTATCGGAACGTTGACTTCAATGTTAGCAAGGGCAACCGCACCAAATCGACTTGGTCCTGGACTCGTCTTTTTAGATTTGACATCATGGAGGTTCGAAGATGGTGCAAAAATATTCAGAAGTGCACCGTTTTggatttgtttgatttcACAAATTGCTGTTAGTGCTGGTTACTTGTTGTTTTTTCGCCGAGAAAATTTAAGTCGGCCTTAAATATGAAGAGTTTTAAATGGGTCTCTTGATATATAATAATGtttgttaattatttattagcCATTTACagaaatgtaaaattaatgaatgaATTATGATATAAAAGTTAATACTTTGGCAGAATTCAAAAGCATGGTTATAAGCAACATAAagctttaaatttaaatcaatcGAAATCTCAATTTCATATACTAATGTTATagaatttctttatttaattatattcttttaaCTAATTGTATGTGTATAGGAAACTTTGAGAGGGGTGTACAATTATTTGtgggaaaaaattattaatcaTTTGAAAACGGTAAACCCCATAGAAATTCCCGATGCAATCTTTTAACGGAGACAATTAGATATTGCTGCAAAGTAAGGAGAATATCTCTAGCTGTATAGTAAAATGAttcataataaaataaaataaattttatcgTTATATAATccatatataattttttatgctttATATTGTCTTATACAAGTTTCTTAGCGCTGGGCAAATTGATCGgagaatataaaaaaggGAACTACTTGATTATGGCGTTTTGATACAAACTAGATCCTTGTGCAAATTTCAAGTTctattagaaaattttcGAATGGCATCTTGTAGGGACGCACTGTTTATAGTTTCgaattttaaatgtttaaaacaatagaaGGAGGTcaataaatcaataaatatttaaataaataaataattaataataaaaaatataatgaattaataaagaaatattgcatcttaaataaaaaaaattataattgttacgtttttttttttgttatatgGATATTCTTGGAGAAGCagtgaaattttattaggATCTTCGTCGAAAACAGCGATCGATAAATCAGAACATGTCGATCCATGGAACGATAAATAATCTAGAGATGTTGGCTGACGGACAACGAGAGAAAGGTTCAGGACAAACAATGCAGATTTGGTTTATAGAAGATGATAACTAGAGAAGCTCAATATTGCTTTCGCTTCCTtctctcttcttttttcccTTGTTCATATTATTATAGCTTTgcaaatcaatttcagCTTAGTATTTCGATCTGATAGAGCGACAATTATATAGTACCGCGAAAAACTTGCATACAAAgctatacaaaaaatattgagaTAAAACTGGCAGTACATACCAATGCGACTCaaaattctttatcttttgtttcaaaaaaagaaaaaaattctgcTTTTCCAAGATTCCTACCCTGGAGTCCTTTCTCTAAAGCACTTAACAAAAAGCATATAAGTTACCGCCTCAAACAAGATTGTGATTAGACATCAGCACATACAATTTCTAGATTTACTCTATTCCcaataataaaacagaGTGacatgtaaaaaaaattcaattttttaacaattgtCTATTTGAAGTAATGTGCGACGAAGCTCCTGTGTACGAGGGTTACCTTTTCAATTTACACCAGGTTTGCGCAACTCggcaaaatttaaaattccGAAAACCATCGAATCCGAGCGCAAAATGCATTAGAGgaacttctttaaaaatttctcatTCTCAGTGTTTCTAAGGTATGTGGTATGTGTAAATCTTTTTGTGCAAGCTCATTATGAACGTAAcgcttttctttcaagTTCTTTTTAAGTTGCTTCAagttggaaaaagaaatgattaTCGGATTTTCTGATAAGCGTTCGATCGTCATGACACTTTCCCCGTGATTTATTGCTCTAGACTTGAATCTCCTAAGTTGATTTTCATATTTGTTCCCAAAGTGGTGGGCTCATTAtcaaatactttttaaaatcaatataaaatattttaattattcgTCAAAATTGAATGTCTTACTGTAGTTGACACTAAACTGTATTCAAGCAGTGTATTAAAACACTCCGTCCTCTGATagtgcaaaaaaaaaagatcatGGATTGTTCCATGTGGCGATCCCCTTTTGGCACCAGTTACGATACTACCATCGACTggtcctttttttttttctgaaataataataagaTGGTTGTGACAGATCGACGTCAATctgcaaataaaatttaccTATTTTTAGTAGATGCTGTCTACAATTTAGTCAAGTGATGTGTTGTCATGCAAAAAGGACATGCGACTTGTGTGTGTTGAGAGTATAGAATTTCAACGAATCTTAATTCATTGCTTCGTTCTATCCTTcaaatttctctttttaatttgaatGTTTGTaagaattttctttcactTGGGgtcgttttctttttattcagTTTGCTATCTAGTGTGGTGGTTCGAGGTGCTTATTTACTTACCTATTTTCAAGCGTCGATCCTTAAACCTTGGTTATCCCGACTTTCAAGTGATATACGTGGTGATCTGTACAAATTTTCCTGTGCAAAATTACCATGTTACCTGTCGTTGCTATCCCTTGTACGTCGATTCGCACATCATTAGAATGACAGTCAAAAAAACAGTCCAAGGCTTTATATAAAGAAAGCAGATCCTTTCATTCCAGCCACGATCCGagtattttgtttgtattcTGTTAGGTTTTGTTAGAGTACGTTATCAATCTTGTATTCTACGCTGCAAATCCTTTATCGATTGATTTGGCAGAAAATAAGGCAGTTTATAAGTTCAGTTTTACGATTATTTTGATTGATTTCGTTATCAAGTGAGATTGCTGATCACTCCTGCTTCAACTCTTACGTTGCTAATACTAAGTGAATACAATCAGccaaaaaaccaaaaggACGatcgctttttttttttggttgtAGATCTTATCactcattttttgtattggttttgtttttttaaaccacTTTGGATTCCTAAGGTATTTTGCTATTGTTTTGTGGTAGAAAATATCGATTATTTGGAGATCTTTCTTTGCAACTTCAACCTATTCCCTTTTTGTCTTCCTCCTGTGCGCCTATCGCgtattttgcttttcccTTAATTATTGTTCGTTCAATCAACTCCCCGCTTTCtcatttgttatttttttttttaattttttttggttttggaTTTCAGGTTTCGTTTGGTATTTCCTCGTTGCTTAATTAAACTATTATCCTCTCAGTTTATTGCTCCCTTTAACTCGTTCTGCTCAGCTCGGAggttgttaaaaaatttctattcCATTTTCACTCTCTTTAACGTTTTTCGTTGAAAACAAACTTTGCCCTGTTGAGTTATATCTTGTATCTTTCTCGTACATTAAAATGTCTTTAAACAATTTATCTAACTCATATAATCAATATCTTGCTCAAGAATCTCACCAAATATTGAGacatctttttcttaataaGCAATATAGTCCATTGGTAAAAAGAGACGATGATAGCTCTGCTACTGTGACTTGTGGAGGTGATGCCAATGAATTCAACGAATATGGTCATCTGGGATATCGTATTGGTGCCATCTTTGTTATCTTGGCTACTTCATTAATTGGCATGAACTTACCTTTGGTCCTTTCTAAAATCACCAAAAACAGACCCAACGTTTATATTGAATATCTCTATCTATTCGCTCGTTATTTTGGTTCTGGTGTTATTTTGGCTACTGCTTTTATTCACTTGTTAGCCCCTGCTTGTAACAAGCTTTACGATCCTTGTCTTGACGACCTTTTCGGAGGTTACGATTGGGCTCCAGGTATTTGTCTTATTTCTTGTTGGTTTATTCTCTTGTTGGAGGTCCTTTTGAATCGCTATGTGGAATGGCGGTTCGGTATGGAAATCGGCGATCATCATGGTCCAACTCTTGGTGCCAAACAACACAGTCATAGTCACGAAGACGGTGCTCACGGTGTTCATGAACATCCAGTTTATGATATTGAAGAATGTGCCGATGGTGTTGAGCATGAATGTGTAAAGGATGACTTGGAAGAAGTAAAACTAGAACCTTATACGAATACTGATAGTACCGATTTGACTACTAAAGAAGAAGCTCGTAGTTTCTTACTAAAGCAACAACTTACTGCCTTTATAATTCTTGAATCTAGTATCATTTTGCATAGTGTTATTATCGGTCTTACAACTGCCGTCTCAGGTgaagaatttaaaactttatTTCCCGTCATTATTTTCCATCAGGCCTTTGAAGGTTGTGGTTTAGGTTCTCGTTTGGCGGGAATGGCCTGGGGCCCAAAAACTGCATGGGTACCTTGGGTGTTGGGCGTTATCTATTCGTTGGTTACGCCTATTGGTATGGCAGCTGGTTTAGGTGTTCGTGAGCATTGGGATCCTCTTGCTCATGGGTCTTATGCTGCCCAAGGTGTTTTGGATGCTATCTCATCTGGAATTTTGGTTTATGCTGGTTTAGTGGAATTACTTGCACACGATTTCTTATTTAGTCCTGAAAGAGAACGTAACTGGTATAAGCTTATTTACCTTTTGGCATGCTCGATGGCTGGTACTGGAGTTATGGCTTTGTTAGGTAAATGGGCTTGATTTGGTGGCTTTTTCGATGATCCGTGCATTTTATATTCTTCATTAAAtctgttttcttcttttgagtTTGAGTGTCAATATCGTTGACCAATTTCTAATTGTCCGTTTTCAGTTGTTTCTCTTTAGTATCGTACAATTAGATGCTTCATTGGTTGTATTGATATGTACCAATCaatctttcaattttaaataataattgtGTCATTTTCACTGATTTACTATGCTTAAAAAAGTAGCTAATTTTGCATAGCCTATGAATGTAATTTGCTTCAATGTTCATTTACTAATTACACAGTCCTTGGTATTGTAAAATGTATTATAACTTGTTTTAATGTGTTTTCACCCAGTTTAGCAGATTTAAACATTAGGTGCGAAGAGAAAAAACAGTTTTTAACAATGGCACTTACAAAACTAAGAAGTCTCAAACGGATAATAAGTTAATGTCCAATAATCTGGCTCTCATACTCgatatatgtatataatatatttgCTTCTACATTCAACTTCGATAGATCGATCAGTCCTAAAATTAACAACTACCGTTTGTTGTGCTCGTGATATGATAGGTGCTGGGCTCctcaaattttatatcCAAATCCGTTTCGAAAGCTCGCGTTTTGGAACCACTATGACACTCAGGTAAATCGCAAAGCGCTTGTAATTCATTCAGCCATCCAGCACGTTTACAAATCTCCACAATAACCCAATCACAATAAGGACTTAGAAAATTTACATCGAATTGGGTATGACGAACAGGAGTCCTCGAAATGTAAATCTGAGGAGTAGTAGGAGGAATAACACTGATGAGTTCTGAAACAGGAGCCacttttaaagaagttccaatacaaattaataaatcagTCTCTTCAAGCTCACCACTCCCGACTTtgttaaagaaagaatcCGGTAAGGCTTCCCCAAAAAATGTGATATCAGGTTTCATAATCCCAGGTTGAGCTAGATCATCTTCAGAAGATTCACTATCACCATctgaaaaataatgtttctcttttttattttgaccGACTCTTCTTAATTTTAAGGGTGGTTTTCCGCATTCATTGCAGTAAGAAACTCTTTGATTTCTTATGTCTTCATATAACTCCGATCCATCCACCTTGTGCTTGCATTTGATACAAGTTGCGGTAGCAAAAGACCCTATATAATCAAATTAGACAAAATCACCAGTGCTCGAGATGCAAATCggaaaataaatacttaCCATGACattgaataattttgttaTCGGAGAGTCCagtctttttttccaaattgtCTATATTTTGGGTAAACAATGTTGATaatttattcttcttttcaagCAATCTAATGAAGGCATGCGAGGGGGAATAATGATTCGTCTCCGGCAAAAGATCTCTAGcaaaagtataaaaaatttctggATTTTCTCTAAACGTATGGATATCAAACATTTCAGAAGGTTCCGATAATCCATGGCGTGCCAAACGGGCATAAAAACCATTGTCTGAACGGAAATCTAAAATTCCCAAACTTGTACTTATGCCTGCCCCAACAAGGACGACAACatttttagcttttttcaataaattaacAACATCTTCAAAGGTATTAAAATGTGGAAGTTTGATTCTCCTAGCAACCTCACGTTTTAAAACTTCCTTCAGCAAAGGAAGTAAACTAATTAGCACGTTAGTATATCGATAGCagatattttaaaaaataaaagataaaaagatAAGAAGGAagttaaagaaaagcatACTCTATGTCTTCAAACTCTTCAAGTGCACTAGGCTATTTACGTTAATAAATCTAGGTAAAGTcataagaaaacaaaacatgCAGTAGACCAAATTATTATTgcaatttaacaaaaataatctGCTAATTTAATGTAATGCAAGTTATAAATCAGTAAGCATACCAAATTGATTccaagtttttttaaaatcgatCGTACAGGCAACTCTTCttctattaaatatttctcCAAGAATTTCGCATAGCCTACAAATACTAgttaaaatgtaaattaaGTAACTCCTTACCTGAAGCCCTTAAATATCTGACCATTTCGGATCGTTCATCCAAATCACTTATGTTTTCTGTTTCTAAGGAATCgttaactttttaaataattaaaataaactaaaGTATATGAAAAGCACATAGCTAACCTGAACTCAAAATCGTTGAtcaattgtaaattttgtaaattcaAATAGACTTGCGCGTACCCTTGAAGGTATTGGAGTTAATAGTTGATATTCATACCTGGTTTATCCCATTCATCAGAATCAACCTCTTCATCCTCAGTTTCTTTACTGCCGCACATAATATCTACTAGTAAACTAGCACCGGAACTACTACCAGAAGAGCTAGGAGAATAACTAGCGACTGGAATTTTTTCCTCAACGGGAGTCGTCGGCATATTATTATCTAGCGGATTGGAAGCCATGACAGAGTTTGTATAACATGAAAATATGACtaatcaattatttttaaggaAGTATAAATTAAAGCTTCGTTTGAGAAAGGCAATGATCTACTGAACTGAAGATCTCTGGTTCAACTTTTCGATAAGTCTTATTACAATTACGAAAAGCTAGTCTCTTGTTTAGTGCAGTAAAGTTTCGTTAGCTTAATGGTATGCGGGCAACTGTGATCTCGTTATTTCCTGGTAATAATGGCTATTAGAAGCAAAGCACTGTATAAGTTTAACTATACAACTTGTTAATTTAAACGTTGCTTTGAACCATGAGAACTGGAATGCGTATTAGTATGCAATGCGCAAGTGTAGAAAGTAATGAAATGATATGATAGTGATTTACCAAATGTTAAAGTTAATCAtgtaaattcaatttaaaatctaCTAAAAGTATGAGAGCTAATTCTGCTTTGATTTTATAAGGAATTACGAGCACTTTCTTACAAGCTCGACTTTCTTGAATGGACTGCATTAATTAATACCTACTAAAATAAATGGAGGTTTTTCGTAAATAACAATGGattatttgataaatttaaGATTCAATGTTTCATCATACTTGAATTGCTAATAACTAAAAACGATGTACTTAGCTTTTGTTAAATTGATTCTATCTATTCGATAAAGTTCATTGAACATTTTAATGAGAAAACAGTACTTCCTAAAAAGTTTATATactatatttttataaataaataaaatatattaagaTTAAGCATATCATTAAACTATATC
This region of Schizosaccharomyces pombe strain 972h- genome assembly, chromosome: II genomic DNA includes:
- the sir2 gene encoding histone deacetylase, Sirtuin family, NAD-dependent Sir2: MASNPLDNNMPTTPVEEKIPVASYSPSSSGSSSGASLLVDIMCGSKETEDEEVDSDEWDKPETENISDLDERSEMVRYLRASGYAKFLEKYLIEEELPVRSILKKLGINLPSALEEFEDIDLLPLLKEVLKREVARRIKLPHFNTFEDVVNLLKKAKNVVVLVGAGISTSLGILDFRSDNGFYARLARHGLSEPSEMFDIHTFRENPEIFYTFARDLLPETNHYSPSHAFIRLLEKKNKLSTLFTQNIDNLEKKTGLSDNKIIQCHGSFATATCIKCKHKVDGSELYEDIRNQRVSYCNECGKPPLKLRRVGQNKKEKHYFSDGDSESSEDDLAQPGIMKPDITFFGEALPDSFFNKVGSGELEETDLLICIGTSLKVAPVSELISVIPPTTPQIYISRTPVRHTQFDVNFLSPYCDWVIVEICKRAGWLNELQALCDLPECHSGSKTRAFETDLDIKFEEPSTYHITSTTNGSC
- the zrt1 gene encoding plasma membrane ZIP zinc transmembrane transporter Zrt1 translates to MSLNNLSNSYNQYLAQESHQILRHLFLNKQYSPLVKRDDDSSATVTCGGDANEFNEYGHLGYRIGAIFVILATSLIGMNLPLVLSKITKNRPNVYIEYLYLFARYFGSGVILATAFIHLLAPACNKLYDPCLDDLFGGYDWAPGICLISCWFILLLEVLLNRYVEWRFGMEIGDHHGPTLGAKQHSHSHEDGAHGVHEHPVYDIEECADGVEHECVKDDLEEVKLEPYTNTDSTDLTTKEEARSFLLKQQLTAFIILESSIILHSVIIGLTTAVSGEEFKTLFPVIIFHQAFEGCGLGSRLAGMAWGPKTAWVPWVLGVIYSLVTPIGMAAGLGVREHWDPLAHGSYAAQGVLDAISSGILVYAGLVELLAHDFLFSPERERNWYKLIYLLACSMAGTGVMALLGKWA